One region of Emys orbicularis isolate rEmyOrb1 chromosome 6, rEmyOrb1.hap1, whole genome shotgun sequence genomic DNA includes:
- the SMIM15 gene encoding small integral membrane protein 15 encodes MVEKMFDIKAWAEYVVEWAAKDPYGFLTTVILALTPLFLASAVLSWKLAKMIEAREREQKKKQKRQENIAKAKRTKRD; translated from the coding sequence ATGGTAGAAAAGATGTTTGATATCAAAGCGTGGGCTGAATATGTTGTGGAATGGGCTGCGAAGGACCCATATGGCTTTCTTACCACTGTGATCTTGGCCCTTACACCATTGTTCCTAGCAAGTGCAGTGCTATCATGGAAACTGGCAAAAATGATTGAGGCCAGGGAGCGAGAGCAAAAGAAGAAACAGAAACGCCAGGAAAATATTGCAAAAGCCAAACGAACAAAGAGGGATTAA